CCGCAAGGCGCGGGGTTGTACGTGAGAATCTACCTGGGGCCTTGGCCCAAAGCGCCGTCCAGGGGAGCACGCACAGCAGATTGCTGAACAGCGGGGTCTGCCGAATACCGAGTCGAGGCCGGGAGATATTCCCGGCCTCTGGAATGAGCTTGGGTTTAGAAGCGCTCGGCTACCTTGTCCCAGTTGATCACGTTCCAGATCGCCGCCAGATATTCGGGCCGGCGGTTTTGGTACTTGAGGTAGTAGGCGTGCTCCCACACGTCGATGCCCAAAAGTGGGGTGTCGCCTTCCATGAGGGGGGAGTCCTGGTTGGCGGTGCTGTAGATTTTCAGCTTGCCGCCCTTGTCCTTCACCAGCCAGGCCCAGCCCGAGCCAAAGCGGGTGGCCCCGGCTTGGGTCAGCTGCTTCTTGAACTCATCGAAGCTGCCAAAGGTAGAGTTGATGGCCTCGGCCAGCTTGCCGGTAGGTTCCTTGGCCCCGCCGGGGGTGAGGATGTCCCAGAATAGGGTGTGGTTGTGGTGGCCGCCGCCATTGTTGCGCACGGCGGTGCGGATGTCCTCGGGCACCTCGTTGATCCGGCGTAGCAGGTCCTCTAGCTCCCAGCCGTGGAGCTCGGGGTGCTTTTCCAAGGCGGCGTTGAGGTTGTTGACGTAGGCCAGGTGGTGGCCCTGGTAGTGCACCTCCATGGTTTTAGCGTCGATGTGGGGCTCGAGGGCATCCGCGGCATACGGGCGTTCGGGCAACTTGAACGGGTAACTCATGCTTTCACCTCCTAAAGGGGTACTCTATTACCGGTCTTCCTATCAAGTTGTGAGCCAATGCATATCTACGCTTGATTTCTAGCCTTCGCTGGGCTTCGTCATCTCTATTGGCACCACCCAGCGGTCGAACTCCTCCTCGCTCAAATAGCCCAGCGCCAGGGCCGCTTCCTTGAGGCTGGTGCCCTCCTTGTGGGCTTTCTTGGCGATGGCGGCGGCCTTGTCGTAGCCGATGTGGCGGTTGAGCGCGGTGACCAGCATCAGGTTCTTCTCCAGGTTCTCCCGGATGCGGGGCAGGTTGGGCTCGAGGCCCACCGCGCAGTGGTCGTTGAAGGCCAAAGAGGCATCGCCCAGGAGCTGGATGCTGGTGAGGACGTTGTACACCATCACCGGCTTGTAGACGTTGAGCTGGAAGTTGCCCTGAGTGCCGGCGAAGGCCACCGCTGCGTCGTTGCCGAAGACCTGCACGCAGACCATGGTCAGGGCCTCGCTCTGGGTGGGGTTGACCTTGCCGGGCATGATCGAGGAGCCGGGCTCGTTCTCGGGGATGATGAGTTCCCCGATGCCGTTGCGCGGACCAGAGGCCAGCCAGCGCACGTCGTTGGCCATCTTGAAGAGGGCTCCGGCCAGGGTGCGCAGCGCGGCGCTGGTGGTCACCAGGGCGTCGTGGGCGGCGAGCGCGGCGAACTTGTTCTTGGCCGAGACGAAGGGAAAGCCGGTTTCCTTGGCGATGTAGGCGGCGCAGAGGTCGCCGAACTTGGGGTGGGCGTTGAGCCCGGTGCCCACCGCGGTCCCGCCGATGGCCAGCTCGTACAACCCCCCCTCGGCGTGGCGCACCTGCTCGAGGCCGTAGTCGATTTGCGCGACCCAGCTCCCGATCTCCTGACCCAGGGTGATGGGGGTGGCGTCTTGCAGGTGGGTGCGGCCCACCTTGACCACGTCCTGGTAGGCTTCGGCCTTGGCCGCCAGGGTGTCGCGCAGCCGCTTCACGTTGGGGTAGAGCTGGCGGTGCAGCTCCTCTACCACCGCGATGTGCATGGCGGTGGGGAAGGTGTCGTTGGAGGATTGCCCCCGGTTGACGTGGTCGTTGGGGTGGATGGGGTCCTTGGAGCCCAGCACCCCTCCTGCAAGCTCGATGGCTCGGTTGGCGATCACCTCGTTGGCGTTCATGTTGCTCTGGGTGCCCGAGCCGGTCTGGAAGACCACCAGCGGGAAGTGCTCGTCGAGCTTCCCGGCGATCACCTCTTCGGCGGCCCGTACGATGAGCTCGGCTTTGTCGCGGGGCAGCTCGCCCAGCTCGGCGTTGGCCAAGGCGGCGCTTTTCTTGAGGATGCCCAGCGCCCGGATTATGCTCCGGGGCATCTTGAAGCGCTCTACCCCAATAGGGAAGTTTTGGATGGAGCGCTGGGTTTGGGCCCCCCAGTAGCGGTCCGCCGGTACCTTTACCTCGCCCATGGTGTCTTTTTCGATGCGGTAGCTCATGGCGCACGTATTCTACCCTGGTAAGGCCATCCACACCTTGCCTGTCCGCCCTCGTGTACCATGGGGCGGATGTACGACTTGGTGATCGTCGGAGCGGGGCCGGTGGGCTTGGCGGCGGCCATCGAGGCCAAGCGGGCCGGGCTCGAGGCGGTGGTGCTGGAAAAGGGTACCCTGCTTGAGACCATCTACCGCTGGCCGCGCGAGACGGTCTTCTTCAGCGAGGCCAAAAACCTCGAGATCGGAGGTCACCCTTTTCCCTCCCTGGCCCCCAAGCCTACCCGCCGCGAAGCCTTGCAGTACTACCGCCGGGTAGCGGAGGTAGAGGGGCTCGAGGTCCGTACCTATACCGAGGCGACGGGAATCGCCGGTCAAGAAGGGAATTTCACCGTTCGCTACCACGACCGGGAGGGGGAGGGCAGGATGTCGGCCCGGTTCGTCCTGGTGGCCACCGGCTATTACGGCAATCCCAACCGGCTCGGCGTGCCGGGCGAGAACTTGCCCCATGTCCGCTACGGGATCGAGGAGACCCTGCCTTACTGGAACCGCGAGGTGGTAGTGCTGGGCGGCTCAAACAGCGCGGTGGAAACCGCCCTTGACCTATATCGGGGTGGGGCTAGGGTCACCGTCGTCCACCGCGAGAGAGAGATTCGGCCTAGCGTCAAGTACTGGCTCAAGCCCGACTTCGAGAACCGGGTCAAGGAGGGGGCGATCCGCCTCATCCTGAATGCCGAGGTGCGGGAGATTACCCCCAACGAAGTGAGGCTTGTGGAGCGCTCGAGCACTCAGGCGTCTCTTACCCGCCTCCGCGCCGACTTCGTGGTCGTGCTGATTGGGTACCGGGCAGTGGACCAACTTTTGCGCCAGGCGGGAGCCCGTTTTGGCGGGGAGAGCGATGCTCCCTTGCTCTCCGAGGTCTTCGAAACCTCGATTCCCGGCTTGTTCGTGGCAGGTAGCGCAGGCTTTGGCCACGACACCCGCACGGTCTTTATCGAAAATGGCCGGGAGCACGCCAAAATCGCGGTTAGAGAGATCGCCCGGCGGACGCAGGAGGTGCCGCGATGACCTCGGCGGAGGTGATCCGGATCCTGGGGCTGAAGCCGCATCCCGAGGGGGGCCACTACATCCAGACCTTCAAGTCTCCGCTCCTCCTGGAGGCGCGGCAGGGGCAGCGGGCAGCTTCCACCGCGATTTACTTTTTGCTCGAGGCTGGGGATTTTTCCGCTTGGCACAGGGTTTGCTCGGACGAGGTATGGCATTTTTATGCAGGGGGCGGGCTCGAGCTGCACCTGCTGAGCGAGGAGGGGGTATACAGCAAGGTTCGCATGGGTTCGAACCTCCTGCAAGGGGAGAGGCCTCAAGCCGTGGTTCCGGCGGGGGTCTGGCAAGCGGCGTGCCCGGTGGGGAATTATGCGCTTGTGGGCTGCACGGTGGCTCCCGGGTTTGAGTTTGCGGACTTTGAATTGCCCTCCCGGGAGGAGCTGGGTCGGCGTTTCCCTCAGCACGCCGAGCTCATCGCGCGCCTGACCCGCTAAGCGCGGAAAACCTTGCAGCTTAGGCCGGGAGGTTGTAAGGCTGGCTTGACACGGTATACCAAGCCCGAGTAGACTCCCTCTCAAGGTGATTCGAGCTTACGCCAGCATTATTAGCCTATCCCTAGCCCTAGTAGTAGCGGCTAGGGGGGGCTTGGTGCAGCGATAAGCCAGCAGAACACCATAGACCCCCCGCTCGAGCGGGGGGTTTAGGTTTGAGCAGACGGGGAGATCTTATGAACGGAGCGGCGGCAATCCTCAAAGCGTTAGAGAAGCAAGGGGTGACCACCATCTTTGGGCACCCTGGGGGCACCATCATGCCTACCTACGATGCCCTTTACGACTCTCCCATCCGGCATATCCTGGTACGGCACGAGCAGGGCGGAGTCCACGCCGCCACTGCCTACGCCCGCGCCAGCGGCAAGGTGGGGGTGGTGATGGCGACCTCGGGGCCGGGGGCGCTGAACCTGGTCACCGGGCTACAGGACGCGCTGATGGACTCCACCGCCGTCGTGGCCATCACCGGCAACGTGCCCCAGGCGCTCATCGGTACCGATGCTTTCCAGGAGGCCGACGTCTGCGGCATCACCCAGCCGGTCACCAAGCACAACCTCCAGATCCGCAACGTCAACGATATCCCGCGGGTGATTGCCGAGGCTTTCTACATCGCCTCCACGGGCCGCCCGGGGCCGGTGCTGGTGGACGTTCCCAAGGACGTGCAGCTCGCGCCCTTCAACGGTAGCTTCGATGTAGAGATCGACCTCCCCGGCTACAAGCCCACTTACAAGGGGCACCCCCGCCAGATCGAGCGGGCGCTCGAGGCCATCGAGAGGGCCAAAAAACCCGTCCTGATGGTGGGCGGCGGGGCCCAGCACGCCGCGGCCGAGATCCTCGAGTTTGCCGAGAAGACCGGCATCCCGGTGATCCCCACCCTGATGGGGCTGGGGGCTTTCCCCGGCACCCACCGGCAGTTTCTGGGCATGCCCGGCATGCACGGCTCGGTGGCGGCCAACTGGGCCATCCACAACGCCGACACCATCCTGGCCATCGGCCTGCGCTTCGATGACCGGGTGACCGGCAAGGTCTCGCGCTTTGCCCCCAACGCCCACACCATCATCCATGTCGATATCGACCCTGCCGAGATCGGCAAGCTGGTGAACACCGCCATCCCGGTGGTGGGCGACGCCCGGTGGGTGGCCGCCGAGCTGGCCAAGGGGGCCA
This portion of the Meiothermus sp. Pnk-1 genome encodes:
- a CDS encoding YpdA family putative bacillithiol disulfide reductase, whose translation is MYDLVIVGAGPVGLAAAIEAKRAGLEAVVLEKGTLLETIYRWPRETVFFSEAKNLEIGGHPFPSLAPKPTRREALQYYRRVAEVEGLEVRTYTEATGIAGQEGNFTVRYHDREGEGRMSARFVLVATGYYGNPNRLGVPGENLPHVRYGIEETLPYWNREVVVLGGSNSAVETALDLYRGGARVTVVHREREIRPSVKYWLKPDFENRVKEGAIRLILNAEVREITPNEVRLVERSSTQASLTRLRADFVVVLIGYRAVDQLLRQAGARFGGESDAPLLSEVFETSIPGLFVAGSAGFGHDTRTVFIENGREHAKIAVREIARRTQEVPR
- a CDS encoding superoxide dismutase; protein product: MSYPFKLPERPYAADALEPHIDAKTMEVHYQGHHLAYVNNLNAALEKHPELHGWELEDLLRRINEVPEDIRTAVRNNGGGHHNHTLFWDILTPGGAKEPTGKLAEAINSTFGSFDEFKKQLTQAGATRFGSGWAWLVKDKGGKLKIYSTANQDSPLMEGDTPLLGIDVWEHAYYLKYQNRRPEYLAAIWNVINWDKVAERF
- a CDS encoding cupin domain-containing protein, translated to MTSAEVIRILGLKPHPEGGHYIQTFKSPLLLEARQGQRAASTAIYFLLEAGDFSAWHRVCSDEVWHFYAGGGLELHLLSEEGVYSKVRMGSNLLQGERPQAVVPAGVWQAACPVGNYALVGCTVAPGFEFADFELPSREELGRRFPQHAELIARLTR
- the fumC gene encoding class II fumarate hydratase — protein: MSYRIEKDTMGEVKVPADRYWGAQTQRSIQNFPIGVERFKMPRSIIRALGILKKSAALANAELGELPRDKAELIVRAAEEVIAGKLDEHFPLVVFQTGSGTQSNMNANEVIANRAIELAGGVLGSKDPIHPNDHVNRGQSSNDTFPTAMHIAVVEELHRQLYPNVKRLRDTLAAKAEAYQDVVKVGRTHLQDATPITLGQEIGSWVAQIDYGLEQVRHAEGGLYELAIGGTAVGTGLNAHPKFGDLCAAYIAKETGFPFVSAKNKFAALAAHDALVTTSAALRTLAGALFKMANDVRWLASGPRNGIGELIIPENEPGSSIMPGKVNPTQSEALTMVCVQVFGNDAAVAFAGTQGNFQLNVYKPVMVYNVLTSIQLLGDASLAFNDHCAVGLEPNLPRIRENLEKNLMLVTALNRHIGYDKAAAIAKKAHKEGTSLKEAALALGYLSEEEFDRWVVPIEMTKPSEG
- the ilvB gene encoding biosynthetic-type acetolactate synthase large subunit, with translation MNGAAAILKALEKQGVTTIFGHPGGTIMPTYDALYDSPIRHILVRHEQGGVHAATAYARASGKVGVVMATSGPGALNLVTGLQDALMDSTAVVAITGNVPQALIGTDAFQEADVCGITQPVTKHNLQIRNVNDIPRVIAEAFYIASTGRPGPVLVDVPKDVQLAPFNGSFDVEIDLPGYKPTYKGHPRQIERALEAIERAKKPVLMVGGGAQHAAAEILEFAEKTGIPVIPTLMGLGAFPGTHRQFLGMPGMHGSVAANWAIHNADTILAIGLRFDDRVTGKVSRFAPNAHTIIHVDIDPAEIGKLVNTAIPVVGDARWVAAELAKGAKRLAIAEWWQQVDEWRTKHPFSWTPKPYLQSQEVIHAFWEATGGRAIVTSGVGQHQMFTAQFFKFDRPRSWINSGGLGTMGVGLPFAIGAALARPGELVIDFDGDGSFQMTLQELATVKKYNLPVKIVLLNNGFLGMVRQWQDLFHARRYSEVYLADSNPDFAKLAEAYGIKGVTLEDRSRLAEAVREVLAHDGPVLLDCRVHHEEGVFPMIPSGGAAEDMIIENPREAVEAGD